Proteins encoded together in one Prochlorococcus marinus str. MIT 9211 window:
- the murG gene encoding undecaprenyldiphospho-muramoylpentapeptide beta-N-acetylglucosaminyltransferase, which produces MSCLLIAASGTGGHLFPALAVAEALPESWKVSWLGVSDRLESSLIPKKYQLSTIGVEGVQSRGIKRIVQIFKLLAATGSVICLIRRNRIQIVLTTGGYIAVPAVLAAKLTGKKVILHESNAIPGKATRLLGRLCDKVALGWPPAKKKLPGCKVTVTGTPVRKSFLMKNKLPSWAPSGPGPLIVVIGGSQGAVGLNDMVRAVLPFLLDQGCRIVHITGKNAQSKIIHTNLVEQPFSDDIPGLLQNADLVISRSGAGALSEFAVCEVPAILVPYPYAADNHQECNAIYASQFGAALIVHQHEPEGKALRNALERLLKKNLSQADTVENLLNLMRKGMAKMAVRDAHIHLMSLLKEAS; this is translated from the coding sequence ATGTCCTGTCTTTTGATCGCAGCAAGTGGAACCGGTGGTCATCTCTTTCCAGCTCTCGCTGTTGCAGAGGCCTTGCCTGAGTCGTGGAAAGTTAGTTGGCTAGGAGTCTCTGACCGCCTAGAGTCGAGTTTGATACCTAAAAAGTATCAATTATCAACTATTGGGGTTGAAGGGGTACAAAGTCGTGGAATTAAGAGAATCGTTCAAATTTTCAAATTACTCGCAGCAACTGGATCAGTAATTTGCCTGATTAGAAGGAATCGAATTCAAATAGTTTTGACAACAGGTGGTTATATTGCTGTCCCAGCAGTACTTGCAGCAAAACTCACTGGCAAAAAAGTTATTCTTCATGAATCAAATGCTATTCCAGGGAAAGCGACTAGATTGTTAGGCCGATTATGCGACAAAGTTGCATTAGGCTGGCCCCCTGCAAAAAAAAAATTGCCAGGGTGCAAAGTGACTGTGACTGGAACTCCAGTTAGAAAATCTTTCTTGATGAAAAATAAATTACCTTCATGGGCTCCTTCTGGACCTGGACCTTTAATTGTTGTAATAGGCGGTAGTCAGGGTGCGGTTGGTTTAAATGATATGGTTAGAGCTGTCCTCCCGTTTTTACTTGATCAAGGTTGTCGAATAGTTCATATAACGGGAAAGAATGCTCAGTCAAAAATTATTCATACGAATCTTGTTGAGCAACCATTTTCTGATGATATCCCAGGGCTGTTGCAAAATGCCGACCTTGTCATTAGTAGGTCTGGTGCTGGTGCCTTGAGTGAATTCGCAGTCTGCGAAGTCCCAGCGATTCTTGTGCCTTATCCCTATGCAGCAGATAACCATCAAGAATGTAATGCTATATATGCATCACAATTTGGTGCTGCATTGATTGTGCATCAGCATGAGCCAGAGGGAAAGGCGTTAAGAAATGCACTGGAAAGGCTATTGAAAAAAAATCTTTCTCAAGCAGATACAGTTGAGAACTTACTTAATTTGATGAGAAAAGGCATGGCAAAGATGGCAGTTAGAGACGCTCACATTCATTTGATGTCTCTATTAAAGGAAGCTAGTTAA